From Clostridia bacterium, a single genomic window includes:
- the hisC gene encoding histidinol-phosphate transaminase, whose translation MNNSGHIAKQLQRDAIRQIVPYKANKQNYKIKLDANESPFSLSEGVRKKVSEYLLSDGKLNLYPDSDSDILRKKLAIKSNANPENILVGAGSDQIIELIIKAFVDKGERVVMPIPSFSMYKLDTLVYGGQPVEVSLDKEYRYDLDFFISSIKKYSPKVAFICNPNNPTGTVIERKDLITILQECKDTIIAVDEAYYEYFGETIADKVNDFDNLVVLRTFSKAYGLAGLRIGYCIGHKSIIEVLNKAKPPYNLSSLAQIVASLILDEEQANKEKIKNILEQREYLYNELKKLKGIKVFESKANFILFKTDKEIELDGFLQHKGILVRSFKGSALLDNCYRVTVGTKDQNQEFLQVIKDII comes from the coding sequence ATGAATAATTCAGGGCATATTGCCAAGCAATTGCAGAGAGATGCCATAAGGCAGATTGTTCCTTATAAAGCAAACAAACAAAATTATAAAATAAAATTGGATGCAAATGAAAGTCCTTTTAGTTTATCGGAAGGTGTAAGAAAGAAAGTATCTGAATATCTTCTATCGGATGGTAAATTAAATTTATACCCTGACAGCGATTCTGATATATTGAGAAAAAAGCTTGCTATAAAATCCAATGCCAACCCAGAGAATATATTAGTGGGCGCAGGTTCGGATCAGATAATAGAGTTAATAATAAAGGCCTTTGTTGATAAGGGAGAAAGAGTAGTAATGCCTATACCTTCTTTTTCAATGTATAAACTAGATACTTTGGTTTATGGTGGACAGCCGGTGGAAGTAAGCTTGGATAAAGAGTATAGATATGATTTAGATTTCTTTATCAGTTCGATAAAGAAATATTCGCCTAAGGTGGCATTCATATGTAATCCCAACAATCCTACCGGCACTGTAATAGAAAGAAAAGATCTGATTACAATCCTACAAGAGTGTAAAGATACTATAATAGCGGTGGATGAGGCTTATTATGAGTATTTCGGTGAAACTATTGCTGATAAGGTAAATGATTTTGATAATCTTGTTGTCTTAAGGACATTTTCAAAGGCTTATGGTCTGGCAGGCTTAAGGATCGGTTATTGTATCGGGCATAAAAGCATAATTGAGGTGCTCAACAAGGCTAAACCGCCTTATAATTTGAGTTCTTTAGCTCAAATAGTAGCGAGTCTGATATTGGATGAGGAGCAAGCTAATAAAGAAAAAATAAAAAACATCCTTGAGCAGAGAGAATATCTTTACAATGAATTAAAAAAACTAAAAGGTATTAAAGTATTTGAAAGTAAGGCCAATTTTATATTGTTTAAAACGGATAAAGAGATTGAATTGGATGGTTTTCTCCAGCATAAAGGGATATTGGTAAGGAGCTTTAAAGGTTCAGCTCTTTTAGATAATTGCTATAGAGTGACTGTAGGTACTAAAGATCAAAACCAAGAGTTTTTGCAAGTAATAAAGGATATTATATAG
- the hisD gene encoding histidinol dehydrogenase — protein MIRVIDFNQKDGMIQKLIDRDDIVSSEYMQAVEKIIQDVKQKGDSALLAYTQEFDGVKMDVEQLKVTQDEMEEAYRKIDDDLLESIRKARDNIFKFHQMQKRQSWFKTDDEGIMLGQKITSIAKAGVYVPGGKAAYPSSVLMNVMPAKVAGVKKIIMVTPPQPDGTIYHNTLVAAKEAGVDEIFKIGGAQAIAALAYGTQTITKVDKITGPGNIYVALAKRCVYGTVDIDMIAGPSEILVIADRTCVPEFVAADLLSQAEHDPLAACIMITDSETVAQKVKQSINQQARKLEKKDIIEKSLQNYSAIICVDNLAQAVDLANNIAPEHLEICVENPFEMMTRIDNAGAIFLGNYSAEPVGDYFAGPNHVLPTGGTARFFSPLGVDDFIKKSSIIYYSQQALNQASRDIMIFARSEGLTAHENSIKVRLTEDE, from the coding sequence ATGATCAGGGTGATAGATTTTAATCAGAAAGATGGAATGATACAAAAGTTAATAGACAGGGATGATATTGTTTCTTCAGAGTATATGCAAGCAGTTGAAAAAATAATACAGGATGTAAAACAGAAAGGGGACAGTGCTTTACTGGCATATACTCAAGAATTTGATGGAGTAAAAATGGATGTAGAGCAGCTGAAAGTCACCCAGGATGAAATGGAAGAAGCCTATAGAAAAATAGATGATGATTTGCTTGAAAGTATCCGTAAAGCTAGAGATAATATTTTTAAATTTCATCAAATGCAAAAAAGGCAGTCCTGGTTTAAAACTGATGATGAGGGGATAATGCTGGGACAGAAAATCACAAGTATAGCAAAGGCAGGTGTATATGTTCCCGGAGGTAAAGCTGCTTATCCATCGTCGGTATTGATGAATGTGATGCCTGCTAAAGTTGCGGGGGTTAAAAAAATTATTATGGTGACTCCGCCACAACCTGATGGGACAATTTATCATAATACCTTGGTAGCAGCCAAGGAAGCAGGTGTGGATGAAATTTTTAAGATAGGGGGGGCCCAGGCAATAGCTGCGTTGGCATATGGGACACAAACTATTACCAAGGTGGATAAGATAACCGGACCTGGCAATATATATGTAGCACTAGCTAAAAGGTGTGTGTATGGAACTGTAGATATAGATATGATTGCAGGGCCAAGTGAGATATTGGTTATAGCCGACCGAACATGTGTTCCGGAATTTGTAGCTGCAGATCTTCTTTCCCAAGCAGAGCATGATCCTCTCGCTGCATGTATAATGATCACAGATAGCGAAACAGTAGCCCAGAAAGTTAAACAAAGCATAAATCAGCAGGCTCGAAAACTGGAGAAAAAGGATATAATAGAAAAATCCCTACAAAATTATAGTGCTATAATATGTGTAGATAATCTTGCTCAAGCTGTAGACCTTGCAAATAATATTGCTCCTGAGCATTTAGAAATATGTGTGGAAAATCCCTTTGAGATGATGACCAGGATAGATAATGCCGGTGCAATATTCTTGGGCAATTATAGCGCTGAACCGGTAGGAGACTATTTTGCAGGGCCTAATCACGTGTTACCTACAGGGGGTACTGCAAGGTTTTTTTCTCCTTTAGGAGTGGATGATTTCATAAAGAAGTCAAGTATAATATATTATTCACAGCAGGCTTTAAATCAAGCGAGTCGAGATATAATGATTTTTGCTCGGTCTGAAGGGCTTACAGCACACGAAAATTCTATAAAAGTGAGGCTTACAGAAGATGAATAA
- the hisG gene encoding ATP phosphoribosyltransferase, whose amino-acid sequence MGMITIALAKGRLADLSIDLMEKAGVDCAKLKGNTRKLIFNTNKDKYRFVLVKPTDVPTYVEYGAADVGICGKDTLMEEERDLYEILDLDFGKCKLAVAGMPELKNRNIVISNKRVATKYPNVASKYYKSKDETVEVIKLNGSVELAPILGLAEVIVDIVESGRTLKENGLVVLEDICDVSARLVVNRASLKTKSEDIKMFISQIRRAMEVE is encoded by the coding sequence ATGGGTATGATTACAATTGCTCTTGCTAAAGGGAGATTAGCTGATCTATCAATAGATTTGATGGAAAAAGCAGGTGTTGACTGTGCCAAACTTAAAGGGAATACCAGAAAATTGATTTTTAATACCAACAAAGATAAATATAGGTTCGTCCTTGTAAAGCCTACCGATGTACCTACTTATGTTGAATATGGGGCTGCCGATGTAGGAATATGCGGTAAGGATACTCTCATGGAAGAGGAGAGGGATCTTTACGAGATTTTGGACTTGGATTTTGGCAAATGTAAGTTGGCAGTCGCAGGAATGCCGGAGCTAAAAAACAGAAATATAGTAATATCCAACAAAAGAGTTGCTACCAAATATCCTAATGTTGCATCCAAATACTATAAAAGTAAAGATGAGACTGTAGAAGTAATAAAATTGAATGGATCAGTAGAATTAGCGCCTATATTAGGGCTTGCAGAGGTAATAGTGGATATCGTGGAAAGCGGTAGAACCTTGAAAGAGAATGGATTGGTTGTTTTGGAGGATATATGTGATGTAAGTGCCAGACTAGTGGTTAATCGGGCTAGTTTAAAAACTAAAAGTGAGGATATTAAAATGTTCATATCACAGATCAGAAGAGCTATGGAGGTGGAATAA
- the hisZ gene encoding ATP phosphoribosyltransferase regulatory subunit, with translation MENWNLHIPEGVQDYLVDECYNKNVVENNLKEYFLKCGYSQIQTPTIEYYDVFRGIETIEQQNMLKFIDREGRILVMRPDITTPIARVAATKLNQSLPLKIFYVGNVFRYEQPQSGRQREFTQAGLELIGAKGPKADAEVISTAILSLKHLGLKDFKIDLGQVEFFKGIMQDSGLSTQDIEKLRRLIDKKNYIEIKEFIESKDMDAEIKDIIMKLPTLYGEPDQVINNASYLSDNYKSLKALDEIKNVCQILKDFGLEEYISLDLGMVQGLEYYTGIIFKGFAKGIGYTLCGGGRYDNLIGNFGQDMPATGFAIGIKRLLIALEKQGMLNKAPAIDYRLIFDDQNRACAFKLCTRMRERGYIVDMALYDEGMVKSEGIKNIIKMIGDKDIEIYKFCEDKWETYKTDSFINNLERKKCHGYDYNCSC, from the coding sequence ATGGAAAACTGGAATTTGCATATTCCGGAAGGAGTTCAAGATTATCTGGTTGATGAATGCTACAACAAGAATGTTGTGGAAAACAATTTGAAAGAATATTTCTTAAAGTGTGGTTATAGTCAAATACAGACTCCCACCATTGAATATTACGATGTATTCAGAGGGATAGAAACTATAGAACAACAGAATATGCTCAAGTTCATAGATAGAGAAGGAAGGATACTGGTGATGAGGCCGGATATCACTACCCCTATAGCACGGGTTGCTGCAACTAAGTTGAATCAGTCACTGCCCCTTAAGATATTTTATGTGGGGAATGTTTTCAGATATGAGCAGCCTCAATCAGGTAGGCAAAGAGAATTTACCCAGGCAGGGTTAGAGCTGATAGGAGCCAAAGGACCAAAAGCAGATGCAGAGGTAATTTCTACAGCTATTTTATCTTTAAAGCATTTGGGATTAAAAGACTTTAAAATAGATTTAGGTCAAGTAGAGTTTTTCAAAGGGATAATGCAGGACAGCGGATTAAGCACGCAAGATATAGAGAAATTGAGACGTTTAATTGATAAGAAGAATTATATTGAAATAAAAGAATTTATTGAGAGTAAAGATATGGATGCTGAAATAAAGGACATTATAATGAAACTGCCCACTCTTTACGGAGAGCCTGATCAAGTTATCAATAACGCCAGCTATTTGAGCGATAATTATAAAAGTCTTAAGGCATTGGATGAGATAAAAAATGTGTGCCAGATATTAAAAGATTTTGGGCTTGAAGAATATATATCCTTGGATTTAGGGATGGTTCAGGGTCTTGAGTATTACACGGGGATAATTTTCAAGGGCTTTGCTAAGGGAATAGGTTATACACTCTGCGGAGGAGGCAGATATGATAATCTGATCGGCAATTTTGGGCAAGATATGCCTGCTACCGGTTTTGCTATAGGGATAAAAAGGTTACTTATAGCTTTGGAGAAACAGGGGATGCTGAATAAGGCCCCTGCAATAGACTATAGATTGATATTTGATGATCAAAACAGAGCTTGTGCATTCAAATTATGCACTAGAATGCGAGAACGGGGATATATTGTTGATATGGCTCTGTACGATGAAGGGATGGTTAAATCCGAAGGGATAAAGAATATCATAAAGATGATAGGTGATAAGGATATTGAGATTTATAAATTTTGTGAAGATAAGTGGGAAACATATAAAACCGATTCTTTTATAAATAACTTGGAGAGGAAGAAGTGCCATGGGTATGATTACAATTGCTCTTGCTAA
- a CDS encoding NFACT RNA binding domain-containing protein yields the protein MAYDGIVLHNVLFELNNKIIGGRIEKIYQPEKDEIRLHIIKNGEKYQLLLSSNPSQPRIHLSRSKKKNPPQPSMFCMLLRKYLTSGKIIRLSQPGFERILDISIQAKNELGDNVIYRLIIEIMGKHSNVIFINENNKILDSIKRVSSDMSRIRQVMPGLCYVYPPSHNKKNPLVLNREQILDLLLNYPSNDRMLYKAITNIFSGISYPVSREIIFRAGFDVDIPYSQMSDEGFCKIADCAYDIFNQVKKCDFCPTMWIYHDNPVDFSSLNLNINQPMEKFCDDSISHILDKYYSTKELIQKLNQKISNVKKIIDKNLERCYKKLGIQLDTLNRVKNRDQLKKKGELLTANIYRINKGLKQIELADYYNNNQPIIIKLKENLTPAQNAQKYFKAYAKAKNSYKIVSQQLKINKVEINYLESQLDNLDKCSSTDDVEEIIYELKKERYIKDKQNKAKRPIVRSQPMHFVSSDKIDIYVGKNNAQNDYLTLKFAGNDDLWLHVKDVPGSHVIIRCKGKDIPDNTLIEAAHLAAYYSRAKNSSNIAVDYTLKKNVKKPKGAKPGMVIYENYRTVFVTPDKEIIDGLDIV from the coding sequence ATGGCCTATGATGGAATAGTTTTGCATAATGTATTGTTTGAACTGAACAATAAAATAATTGGCGGCAGAATAGAGAAAATTTATCAGCCTGAAAAAGATGAAATAAGGCTTCATATAATAAAAAACGGTGAAAAATATCAGCTTTTATTATCATCTAATCCTTCACAGCCAAGGATACACTTGTCCCGCTCAAAAAAGAAAAATCCCCCTCAGCCTTCTATGTTTTGTATGCTTTTAAGAAAATATCTCACATCAGGGAAAATTATAAGATTAAGCCAGCCCGGCTTTGAAAGAATTTTGGATATATCCATACAGGCAAAAAATGAGCTAGGGGACAATGTGATATATAGATTGATTATAGAAATAATGGGGAAACATAGCAATGTAATATTTATAAATGAAAATAACAAAATCCTGGACAGCATAAAACGTGTATCCAGTGATATGAGCAGAATAAGACAGGTAATGCCAGGACTGTGTTATGTATATCCACCCTCCCATAATAAAAAAAATCCTCTTGTGCTCAATCGGGAACAGATCCTAGACCTGTTATTAAATTATCCTAGCAATGATAGGATGTTATATAAGGCCATAACCAACATCTTTTCAGGAATATCCTATCCGGTATCAAGGGAAATTATATTCCGTGCAGGGTTTGATGTGGATATACCCTATTCACAGATGAGTGATGAAGGATTTTGTAAAATCGCCGATTGCGCATATGATATTTTCAATCAAGTAAAAAAATGCGATTTTTGCCCAACTATGTGGATATATCACGACAATCCTGTGGATTTTTCTTCGCTAAACTTAAATATAAATCAACCTATGGAAAAGTTTTGCGATGATTCTATAAGCCATATACTTGATAAATATTATTCAACGAAAGAACTGATACAGAAGTTAAATCAGAAAATTTCCAATGTAAAAAAAATAATAGACAAAAATTTAGAAAGATGTTATAAGAAGCTTGGGATACAACTGGACACCCTGAACAGAGTCAAAAATCGCGATCAACTTAAAAAGAAAGGTGAATTGCTGACGGCTAATATATACAGAATTAATAAAGGCCTTAAACAGATAGAACTTGCTGATTATTATAATAACAATCAACCTATTATAATAAAATTAAAAGAAAATCTTACACCTGCACAAAATGCCCAAAAATATTTTAAGGCTTACGCTAAAGCAAAGAACTCCTATAAAATAGTGTCACAGCAGCTAAAAATAAACAAAGTAGAGATAAATTATCTGGAAAGCCAGCTGGATAATCTTGATAAGTGTTCATCAACAGACGATGTAGAAGAAATCATATATGAACTAAAAAAAGAACGATATATAAAAGATAAACAAAACAAAGCAAAAAGACCTATTGTAAGATCCCAGCCTATGCATTTTGTATCGTCTGATAAAATCGATATCTATGTAGGTAAAAATAATGCACAAAACGACTATCTTACATTAAAATTCGCAGGTAATGATGACCTGTGGCTTCATGTTAAAGATGTGCCGGGCTCCCATGTAATAATAAGATGCAAGGGTAAGGATATACCTGATAATACATTGATAGAAGCCGCCCACCTGGCTGCTTATTACAGTAGGGCTAAAAATTCTTCCAATATAGCAGTAGATTATACTTTAAAGAAAAACGTGAAAAAACCCAAGGGAGCAAAGCCCGGCATGGTAATATATGAAAATTATAGAACCGTCTTTGTAACACCAGACAAAGAAATAATAGATGGGTTAGATATTGTCTAG
- the pyrE gene encoding orotate phosphoribosyltransferase gives MDQKVMEVFEDAGVLQKGHFLLSSGKHSDTYLQCARLFEYHRHSEFVSKRIADYFKDKDVDLVIGPAVGGILLSYEVARVLDKKNIFAEKQDGKMMLRRGFKITPGQKVLVVEDVVTTGGSVKRVIELVKECKGQVVGVGVVVDRSKGRVDFGTDFYSVAQMDVISYPQDECPICKQGVSLVRPGSGSSIGS, from the coding sequence ATGGATCAAAAAGTTATGGAAGTTTTTGAGGATGCAGGTGTTTTGCAGAAAGGACATTTCTTGTTGAGTTCAGGCAAACATAGCGACACATATCTACAATGTGCAAGGCTGTTTGAATATCATCGGCACTCTGAATTTGTGAGCAAAAGAATAGCGGACTATTTTAAGGATAAAGATGTTGACCTTGTAATCGGTCCTGCAGTAGGCGGGATTTTGTTATCGTATGAGGTAGCGAGGGTTCTAGATAAGAAAAATATATTCGCAGAAAAGCAGGATGGAAAGATGATGTTGAGGCGGGGCTTTAAAATAACCCCCGGTCAAAAGGTGTTGGTGGTAGAGGATGTCGTTACTACAGGTGGGTCTGTAAAACGAGTGATTGAACTGGTTAAAGAGTGCAAGGGACAGGTAGTAGGTGTAGGTGTGGTTGTGGATAGAAGTAAAGGTAGGGTAGATTTCGGTACAGATTTTTATTCAGTAGCTCAAATGGATGTGATTTCCTACCCTCAAGATGAGTGTCCTATCTGTAAGCAGGGTGTTAGCTTGGTTAGACCTGGAAGCGGTTCGTCTATAGGGAGCTAG
- a CDS encoding dihydroorotate dehydrogenase, with protein sequence MNSIDMSVDFLGRKLVNPIVAASGTFSFGMEHSEFMDIEQLGALTVKGITVDEKIGNPPPRITETPSGVLNSIGLQNPGIDYFIDNILPRLSQYSVPVIINISGESVQEYCQIVRKLENQPIFAIELNISCPNVDKGGIEFGTSSQSIYNLVKTVRKATDIPLIVKLSPNVTDICEMAISCEQAGADAICLINTLKGMAIDAKTRRPILGNIVGGLSGPAIKPVALRMVWEVSRRVEIPLIGMGGVMDGQDAAEFMIAGATAVGVGTANLVHPYACENISLQLKDFCRENNISCVSSLIGTLKY encoded by the coding sequence ATGAATAGTATAGATATGAGCGTTGATTTTTTAGGGAGAAAGCTAGTAAATCCAATCGTAGCAGCGTCAGGGACATTTTCATTTGGGATGGAGCATTCAGAATTTATGGATATCGAGCAGTTAGGAGCGCTAACTGTGAAAGGGATTACCGTAGATGAGAAAATCGGGAATCCACCGCCTAGGATTACAGAGACTCCATCCGGAGTTTTAAACAGCATAGGATTGCAAAATCCTGGTATAGATTATTTCATTGATAATATATTGCCTAGGTTATCCCAGTATTCAGTTCCCGTAATTATTAACATATCAGGAGAATCTGTACAGGAATATTGCCAAATCGTGAGAAAACTTGAGAATCAACCTATATTTGCTATAGAGCTGAACATATCATGCCCTAATGTGGATAAGGGAGGCATTGAGTTTGGCACCAGCAGTCAAAGCATATATAATCTAGTAAAAACAGTAAGGAAGGCAACTGATATACCGTTAATTGTAAAATTATCTCCTAATGTAACAGACATATGTGAAATGGCTATATCTTGTGAACAAGCCGGAGCGGATGCAATTTGTCTAATCAATACATTAAAGGGTATGGCGATAGATGCCAAGACCAGAAGGCCTATATTAGGAAATATTGTTGGAGGATTATCCGGTCCTGCTATAAAGCCTGTAGCATTGAGGATGGTTTGGGAAGTAAGCAGAAGGGTCGAAATTCCTTTGATAGGGATGGGGGGAGTGATGGACGGACAAGATGCTGCAGAGTTTATGATAGCAGGGGCCACTGCTGTCGGAGTCGGGACGGCGAATTTGGTCCATCCTTATGCATGTGAGAATATATCCTTGCAATTAAAGGATTTTTGCAGAGAGAACAATATATCATGTGTGAGCAGTTTGATAGGCACTTTAAAATATTGA
- a CDS encoding dihydroorotate dehydrogenase electron transfer subunit, whose amino-acid sequence MKAIKCKVISNEQIEKNIYKMVFRSDYISTEARPGQFAHIKLCQHSGLLLRRPISIASVDLNRQSFTIYIQIKGQGTEILCSSVKGDYMDMIGPCGSYFNVSEDIKDIILIGGGIGIAPLLLAAQHFKDRNITSLLGYRDGGQVFSVYEFEKFSKQVLISTDDASVGYGGKITDVLIDILRSGKYDCVLGCGPYPMLKTVKDICQQNDILCQVSLEQNMGCGIGACMGCACKIKTDGGYTYKRVCKDGPVFYADEVIFDE is encoded by the coding sequence ATGAAGGCAATCAAATGTAAAGTGATTTCAAATGAGCAAATTGAAAAAAATATATATAAAATGGTATTTCGGAGCGACTATATATCTACTGAAGCACGCCCTGGTCAATTTGCACACATTAAACTGTGCCAGCACAGCGGTTTGTTGTTGAGGAGACCCATCAGCATTGCATCTGTAGACTTAAACAGGCAGTCGTTTACCATCTATATACAGATTAAGGGTCAGGGGACTGAAATACTATGCAGCAGCGTAAAAGGTGATTATATGGATATGATTGGTCCGTGTGGCAGTTATTTTAATGTATCAGAAGATATAAAAGATATAATTTTAATAGGAGGCGGAATAGGTATAGCCCCTTTATTGTTAGCTGCACAGCATTTCAAAGATAGAAATATTACATCATTATTAGGATATAGAGATGGCGGTCAGGTTTTTTCTGTATATGAGTTTGAGAAGTTTTCCAAGCAAGTGTTGATCTCCACAGATGATGCCAGTGTGGGTTATGGTGGTAAAATAACGGATGTTTTGATTGACATATTAAGAAGTGGTAAATACGATTGTGTTTTGGGATGTGGCCCGTATCCTATGCTCAAAACTGTAAAAGATATTTGTCAACAAAATGATATTTTATGTCAGGTGTCACTGGAGCAGAACATGGGTTGTGGAATAGGTGCATGCATGGGGTGCGCATGCAAAATAAAGACAGATGGGGGATATACGTATAAAAGGGTATGCAAAGATGGCCCTGTGTTTTATGCTGATGAGGTGATATTCGATGAATAG
- the pyrF gene encoding orotidine-5'-phosphate decarboxylase, giving the protein MNFADAVIESIIEKKSYCVVGLDPNFECIPQFIKQENFAKYGHNLRGAVEAVYQFNKSIIDSVFDLVPAVKLQSAYYEVFGREGIEVFQRTSRYAKQKQLVVIGDVKRNDIGSTAEQYSKAYLGMMDLDLDDFYRPYEIDAITVNPYLGTDGIEPFVNDCNKYDRGIFILVSTSNKSSIEIQHLRNQDGRYIYEIVAEHVNEWGKETMGRHGYSSVGAVVGATFPQQAQSIRKLIKNSIFLVPGFGFQGADAEKIACAFNHDGLGAIINSSRAVIFSYMLEGYPEKEYQQAARKAVIKMTKNINETLAKAKKLAW; this is encoded by the coding sequence ATGAATTTTGCTGATGCTGTTATTGAATCGATCATTGAGAAAAAGAGTTATTGTGTTGTTGGGTTAGATCCTAATTTTGAATGCATTCCACAGTTTATAAAGCAAGAAAACTTTGCAAAATATGGTCATAATTTGCGTGGAGCAGTCGAGGCGGTGTACCAATTTAATAAATCAATAATAGACAGCGTTTTTGATTTAGTACCTGCGGTAAAGTTACAATCAGCATATTATGAGGTGTTCGGAAGAGAAGGGATTGAAGTTTTTCAAAGGACTTCTCGATATGCAAAGCAAAAACAGCTGGTTGTGATAGGGGATGTAAAAAGAAATGATATAGGGAGCACAGCTGAACAGTATTCAAAAGCATATCTAGGTATGATGGATCTTGATTTAGATGACTTTTACAGACCTTATGAAATTGATGCAATAACTGTAAATCCGTATCTGGGAACAGATGGAATTGAGCCCTTTGTTAACGACTGTAATAAATACGATAGAGGAATTTTTATATTGGTTAGCACTTCAAACAAATCCAGCATTGAAATTCAACATTTGAGAAACCAAGACGGTAGATATATTTATGAGATAGTAGCTGAACATGTAAATGAATGGGGAAAAGAAACGATGGGCAGGCATGGGTACAGCAGCGTAGGGGCAGTAGTCGGAGCAACCTTCCCTCAACAAGCACAATCTATAAGAAAGCTGATTAAAAATAGCATTTTCTTAGTTCCCGGTTTTGGATTTCAAGGGGCGGATGCTGAAAAGATAGCGTGTGCATTTAACCATGATGGGCTGGGTGCCATCATCAATTCATCCAGGGCTGTTATATTTTCTTATATGCTAGAAGGTTATCCGGAAAAGGAGTACCAGCAGGCAGCCAGAAAGGCAGTTATTAAAATGACAAAGAATATAAATGAAACCTTGGCTAAAGCCAAAAAACTTGCATGGTGA
- a CDS encoding dihydroorotase, which translates to MLLIKNGCIVTDEGVFKRDILVEGQRIKMIADKIDDQECEIIDASGKMVLPGFVDMHCHLRDPGYEYKEDIYTGTRSAAKGGFTIVACMPNTDPVIDSKAMIEYIKAKSRTDGVIDVLPIGAITRRLEGKRLTDMGELKEHGAVAVSDDGFSVSNSMIMQNALLYAKTFGLPVISHCEDTQLTSEGLINLGRDSTFFGMMGISKAAEEIMVARDVILAENTGASVHIAHVSTEGSVDIIRRAKQRGVHVTCETAPHYFSLDSSYARDFNTDAKVNPPLREKSDIDAIKKGLREGVIDVIATDHAPHSEDEKNIEFQLAKPGMVGFETAVPVALTELLHKNMLDWTDILNKFYCNPCKILNLKCDGISTQAVADIIIIDPEYRYEIKTEEFVSKSKNSPYQGYKAKGRILYTINKGRIIVRDGELDREVI; encoded by the coding sequence ATGTTATTAATTAAGAATGGTTGTATTGTGACTGATGAAGGAGTATTTAAAAGAGATATATTAGTTGAGGGTCAAAGAATAAAAATGATTGCAGATAAGATAGATGATCAAGAGTGCGAGATCATCGATGCCAGTGGAAAAATGGTCCTCCCCGGTTTTGTCGATATGCACTGCCACCTGCGTGATCCGGGATATGAATATAAAGAAGATATATATACAGGTACAAGGAGTGCTGCAAAAGGAGGTTTTACTATAGTTGCATGTATGCCCAATACTGATCCTGTAATAGATAGCAAAGCAATGATAGAATATATTAAAGCCAAAAGTAGAACTGATGGAGTGATAGATGTACTGCCGATAGGAGCTATAACAAGGAGACTGGAAGGCAAACGATTGACAGATATGGGGGAGCTAAAAGAGCACGGTGCAGTTGCGGTATCTGATGATGGCTTTTCGGTCAGTAATTCTATGATAATGCAGAACGCATTATTGTATGCCAAGACATTTGGTCTTCCCGTTATTTCTCACTGCGAAGATACACAGCTAACATCAGAAGGATTGATAAATTTAGGAAGAGATTCTACTTTTTTTGGAATGATGGGCATATCCAAGGCAGCTGAGGAAATAATGGTAGCAAGGGATGTGATTTTGGCAGAAAATACAGGTGCAAGTGTTCATATAGCCCATGTCAGTACAGAAGGGAGTGTGGACATAATAAGAAGGGCAAAACAAAGAGGAGTACATGTAACATGTGAAACAGCACCACATTATTTTTCATTGGATAGTTCCTATGCTAGAGATTTTAATACAGATGCAAAAGTGAATCCACCTTTAAGAGAAAAGTCAGATATAGATGCCATAAAAAAAGGTTTAAGAGAGGGAGTTATTGATGTAATAGCTACAGATCATGCTCCCCACAGTGAAGACGAAAAGAACATAGAATTTCAATTAGCAAAGCCAGGGATGGTGGGGTTTGAAACAGCTGTACCGGTTGCTTTGACAGAACTTTTGCATAAAAACATGCTTGATTGGACAGATATTTTGAACAAGTTTTATTGCAATCCTTGTAAAATTCTCAACCTTAAATGTGACGGAATAAGCACTCAGGCGGTTGCAGATATTATTATAATTGATCCTGAGTATCGATATGAAATAAAAACAGAAGAGTTTGTATCAAAATCTAAGAACTCGCCATATCAGGGTTATAAAGCAAAAGGTAGGATATTGTACACGATAAATAAAGGAAGGATAATTGTTAGAGATGGGGAATTGGATAGGGAGGTTATCTGA